A single region of the Homalodisca vitripennis isolate AUS2020 unplaced genomic scaffold, UT_GWSS_2.1 ScUCBcl_1677;HRSCAF=5604, whole genome shotgun sequence genome encodes:
- the LOC124371584 gene encoding zinc finger BED domain-containing protein 4-like gives MVSRFVELQDAVKTTIALINKNLPVLSEEEWGLCKELSTILRPFEEVTSQISGERYVTGSQVIPLTRGLMSVCKKMQKEPFKPVIQNIINELLHGLEKRMENVEHSKTIALATLLDPRFKLAVFKDETAKQLIKKTCTELLAAIWTETHGKPCTADDEEIGNTQNKDGNVDSAKFSVWEDVDNIIAKEKPTGTKTSAAIVELNRYLDDSYLGRKKDPMGWWKENQHVYPIMSKLVKLKFNVMATSVPCERLFSKAGNFLTERRSRLSSKRAEQLLFLNGNLNLLQ, from the exons ATGGTTTCCAGATTTGTAGAGCTGCAGGACGCGGTAAAAACTACTatcgctttaataaataaaaatttacctgttttgtCAGAGGAAGAGTGGGGATTATGCAAAGAGCTAAGCACAATCTTACGTCCTTTTGAGGAGGTCACTTCACAGATTAGTGGGGAACGCTACGTGACAGGTAGCCAAGTGATACCCCTAACAAGAGGCCTGATGTCCGtgtgtaaaaaaatgcaaaaggagccattcaaaccagttattcaaaatattattaatgaactgCTGCATGGTCTCGAGAAACGCATGGAAAATGTTGAACACAGCAAAACAATAGCACTTGCTACTCTTTTAGATCCCAGATTCAAACTTGCTGTCTTCAAAGACGAAACTGCAAAGCAATTGATCAAAAAAACATGTACAGAACTTTTAGCTGCAATCTGGACAGAGACACATGGCAAACCTTGCACAGCAGATGATGAAGAAATTGGTAACACTCAAAACAAAGATGGCAACGTAGATTCCGCAAAATTTTCCGTCTGGGAGGACGTTGACAACATAATTGCCAAGGAGAAACCTACAG GTACGAAGACCTCCGCTGCAATTGTCGAGTTGAACCGGTACTTAGATGACAGCTATCTAGGACGGAAAAAAGATCCTATGGGCTGGTGGAAAGAGAATCAACATGTATACCCTATTATGAGCAAAttggtgaaattaaaatttaacgtcATGGCTACATCCGTCCCATGTGAACGACTTTTTTCTAAAGCAGGAAATTTTTTGACAGAACGCCGATCAAGACTGAGTTCAAAACGAGCAGAGCAGTTGCTGTTTTTGAATGGAAATCTAAATCTTCTACAGTAA